The Candidatus Poribacteria bacterium genome contains a region encoding:
- a CDS encoding MerR family transcriptional regulator, producing MTDEHKYGIKTVAIQTGLTQFTIRAWEKRYDVVTPLRTETNRRLYSDADISRLTLLRLATEGGHSIGHIANLPIEKLLELVGTEGMVVQSPAIAKEDVSQETSLRFYIASCITAVKQFEARTLESTLFAASVAFSQPVFLEKLVVPLMQEIGEQWREGTLRIAHEHLVSAVVRTLLGNIHQGFDISAPMPNLVIATPRGQLHEIGALIAGTTAASEGWHVTYLGPNLPAEEIVGCVVQNAAKAVGLSIIYPTDDPHIASELAKIRRGLQEHVSLFVGGAGAVAYDRVISAIGAVRVNDMQTFRMELKALRAQTEL from the coding sequence ATGACGGATGAACACAAATATGGTATCAAAACCGTTGCCATCCAGACGGGGTTAACACAATTTACCATTCGTGCATGGGAAAAGCGATACGATGTGGTCACACCACTGAGAACCGAAACGAATCGTCGTCTCTATTCCGATGCGGATATATCGCGACTCACGTTGCTGCGTCTGGCGACTGAGGGAGGGCATAGCATTGGACACATAGCCAACCTACCGATTGAGAAACTTCTGGAACTCGTTGGAACGGAGGGAATGGTTGTGCAGTCCCCTGCAATAGCGAAAGAGGATGTCTCGCAAGAAACATCCCTTCGTTTTTACATCGCTTCGTGCATCACAGCGGTTAAGCAGTTTGAGGCGCGAACACTCGAGTCGACCCTTTTCGCTGCATCAGTCGCTTTTAGCCAACCTGTTTTCCTCGAAAAGTTGGTTGTACCGTTAATGCAGGAAATTGGTGAACAGTGGAGAGAAGGAACTCTGCGGATTGCACACGAACATCTTGTCTCGGCGGTTGTTCGGACACTGTTAGGCAATATCCACCAAGGGTTTGATATATCTGCTCCAATGCCAAACTTAGTGATTGCGACACCTCGGGGTCAGCTTCACGAAATCGGGGCATTAATTGCGGGAACAACTGCGGCTTCAGAAGGATGGCACGTCACTTACCTCGGACCCAATCTGCCAGCGGAAGAAATTGTGGGGTGTGTCGTACAAAATGCCGCAAAGGCTGTTGGATTGAGTATCATTTATCCTACAGATGATCCGCATATAGCAAGTGAATTGGCAAAAATTCGGCGCGGACTCCAAGAGCATGTTTCTTTGTTTGTTGGAGGTGCTGGAGCAGTCGCTTATGACCGTGTCATTAGTGCTATTGGAGCCGTGAGAGTCAACGATATGCAGACTTTTCGTATGGAGTTGAAAGCCCTGCGTGCTCAAACAGAATTATAG
- the idi gene encoding isopentenyl-diphosphate Delta-isomerase → MQEHVTLVDPMGREIGTQEKIQAHRDGKLHSAFSVFVFNAVGELLLQRRAHTKYHSGGLWTNTCCSHPRPGENHQHAARRRLHEEMGFDCELKEIFSFIYHIQLDNSLFEHELDRVFVGHYSGQPIPNPDEVDDWKWMKISALKQDVRENPKNYTYWFKLALDRVVEHSQKISYCDET, encoded by the coding sequence ATGCAAGAACATGTAACACTCGTCGACCCGATGGGAAGAGAAATCGGCACTCAGGAAAAAATACAAGCACATCGTGATGGTAAATTACACAGTGCTTTTTCGGTTTTTGTCTTTAACGCCGTAGGCGAATTGCTGCTTCAGAGACGCGCACATACAAAGTATCACTCCGGTGGATTGTGGACGAACACCTGCTGTAGTCACCCACGCCCAGGTGAAAATCATCAGCACGCGGCGCGGCGTCGACTCCATGAGGAAATGGGTTTCGATTGTGAACTCAAGGAGATTTTCAGCTTTATTTACCACATCCAACTCGACAATAGCTTGTTTGAGCACGAACTTGACCGTGTCTTTGTTGGGCATTATAGCGGTCAACCGATTCCGAATCCGGACGAAGTTGATGATTGGAAGTGGATGAAAATCAGCGCGTTGAAGCAGGATGTTCGGGAGAACCCCAAAAATTACACATACTGGTTCAAACTGGCGTTAGATCGCGTTGTTGAACACTCCCAAAAAATCAGTTATTGCGATGAAACTTAG
- a CDS encoding lycopene cyclase domain-containing protein: MLVTGSHWHFNKAYTLDFRLLGLPIGEWLFFITVPFGCLLVWETLSDAKLSTPLRSLRYIRTVLYAALPIGVWAFSTGKQYTGLVLCCFGIVGVVDTWLGTGVLLQSKTYIYLAIVSVLILIFNSYLTARPVVLYGEAYQMGYRILTIPVEDFGYGFTLMLFNAMLYEKIFNFTLRRNNGR, from the coding sequence GTGCTGGTCACAGGATCGCATTGGCATTTCAATAAAGCGTATACGCTTGACTTCCGGTTGTTAGGGCTGCCGATTGGAGAGTGGCTCTTTTTCATTACAGTTCCGTTTGGATGCTTGTTAGTATGGGAAACATTGTCGGATGCAAAACTATCAACGCCATTGAGATCCCTTCGGTATATCAGAACAGTTTTATACGCTGCCCTACCGATCGGCGTATGGGCTTTCAGCACAGGCAAGCAATACACTGGACTGGTGCTGTGCTGTTTTGGAATCGTTGGAGTAGTGGATACATGGTTAGGAACTGGCGTGCTACTGCAATCGAAAACCTATATCTACTTAGCAATTGTTTCAGTTTTGATTTTGATATTCAACAGTTATCTCACAGCGCGACCTGTGGTTTTATATGGTGAGGCGTATCAGATGGGTTACCGAATTTTGACGATTCCCGTTGAAGATTTCGGATATGGATTCACGTTGATGCTTTTTAACGCGATGCTCTACGAAAAAATTTTTAATTTTACCTTGCGGAGAAACAACGGGCGTTAG
- the crtI gene encoding phytoene desaturase — protein MENKTVAVIGGGLGALSGAIRLARLGFSVQLFEKNLKLGGKVNEVVLGDYRFDTGASLLTMPSVIDELFDFAGFNRSNYLNFVPIDPICRYFFPDGSVMDASADETKMKTAIAQLSPRDVKAYERFLKYAERIHDLTAEIFMFTPIHEFGKLMRHRHFRTLFRLHQIDPFRTVHQSVSRFFSDPRLVQLFDRYATYNGSDPFQAPATLNIIPYIEYGLGGYYIKGGIYRLVDTLKTVACELGVQIHTSAKVETICHDGKRVSGVQVKGERINADYVLCGADAVVAYHELIDGLQHQREKLNQLEPSLSGMVFLWGVRGKYPELAHHNIIFSSDYSIEFKQIFRDRQVPDEPTIYIAITSKSDAAHAPADGENWFVLLNMPYLVPGQMWEKEKMRMRKVVLDRLKQLGFDIKDQIEVEQIYTPEDFSQLYASNQGSIYGVSSNSKTTAFRRLPNRSRLLDGLYFAGGSVHPGGGIPLVISSGKMAATLMAEDHASKDF, from the coding sequence ATGGAAAATAAAACAGTAGCAGTCATTGGAGGCGGGCTTGGTGCACTCAGCGGTGCGATCCGCCTCGCACGACTCGGATTCTCCGTCCAGTTATTCGAGAAGAACCTGAAGCTCGGTGGTAAGGTCAACGAAGTGGTTTTGGGTGACTATCGATTCGACACGGGTGCCTCACTGTTGACAATGCCATCGGTCATTGACGAACTCTTCGATTTCGCTGGATTCAATAGGTCAAATTATCTCAACTTCGTGCCCATTGACCCAATATGCCGATACTTCTTCCCAGACGGTTCAGTGATGGATGCGAGTGCGGATGAGACGAAAATGAAAACCGCCATCGCGCAGTTATCACCAAGAGATGTGAAGGCATACGAACGTTTTTTGAAATACGCAGAACGTATTCACGACCTAACAGCCGAAATTTTCATGTTTACTCCGATCCATGAATTTGGGAAACTCATGCGTCATCGTCATTTTCGGACACTGTTCAGGCTTCATCAAATTGATCCATTTCGGACAGTTCACCAGAGCGTATCCCGTTTTTTCTCTGATCCGCGCCTCGTCCAACTTTTCGACCGTTATGCGACCTACAACGGCTCAGACCCGTTCCAAGCGCCCGCGACCCTTAACATAATTCCGTACATTGAATACGGATTGGGTGGGTATTACATCAAAGGCGGCATATACCGCTTAGTTGACACATTGAAGACGGTAGCGTGTGAATTAGGTGTTCAGATTCATACATCAGCGAAAGTCGAGACAATCTGCCACGATGGTAAACGAGTGAGTGGAGTGCAAGTTAAGGGTGAGAGAATTAACGCCGATTATGTGTTATGCGGCGCGGACGCTGTTGTTGCATACCACGAATTGATTGATGGACTTCAGCATCAGCGCGAAAAACTGAACCAGTTGGAGCCATCATTGTCTGGAATGGTATTCTTGTGGGGTGTTAGAGGAAAGTATCCAGAGTTAGCACATCACAACATTATCTTTTCCAGCGACTATAGCATCGAGTTCAAACAGATTTTCAGAGATCGGCAAGTCCCAGATGAACCGACGATTTACATTGCGATAACCAGCAAATCGGATGCGGCACATGCACCAGCAGATGGCGAAAATTGGTTTGTGTTGCTGAACATGCCGTATTTGGTCCCTGGACAGATGTGGGAGAAGGAAAAAATGCGGATGCGGAAGGTTGTTCTGGATAGATTAAAGCAACTCGGTTTCGACATCAAAGATCAGATTGAGGTGGAACAGATTTACACCCCAGAGGATTTCTCTCAGCTTTACGCCAGCAACCAAGGAAGTATCTACGGTGTATCCTCAAATAGCAAAACCACTGCGTTCAGACGTCTACCGAATCGAAGCCGTCTTCTTGATGGACTTTACTTCGCAGGCGGTTCAGTGCATCCGGGGGGCGGAATTCCGTTGGTAATATCGTCTGGAAAAATGGCGGCGACGTTAATGGCTGAAGATCATGCATCGAAGGACTTTTAA
- the crtI gene encoding phytoene desaturase gives MKRKIVIIGSGFGGLAAAIRLQAKGMRVTLLEKNAKVGGHAYQLVKEGYTFDMGPSIITAPDLIQRVFACSGTRMEDYLDLVKLDPFYRIYFHDGTSLDYTDDSEQMKRQMAQFSTMDADNYDRFMAHTRQLYDAVITDGLGATAFDLPTMLNFLPRALRLRALMPAYDFVKRYFEDSRHRFIFSFHPLFIGGNPFRAPAVYLMIPYLEKTGGVWFCGGGMYSLIRALEDVFKQLGGIVETDAEVEQIVVENRCAKGVIANEHFYEADGVISNADLVHTYGKLIKSKQRRKWSDKKLRKTQYSMSAFLLYLGVRKKYPQLKHHTLILSERYKGLVTDIFDNKILPNDFSMYLHIPSQTDPSMAPEGCESMYVLIPVPNLESGVNWEKAKAAYTDKVLTFLENDFGLTDLKRSIEVLETFTPSDFRRERNNHLGSAWGVEPKLTQTAYFRPHNRSEDIQKLYFVGASTHPGAGVPGVLLTAETTVKLVVKDLIEEDSS, from the coding sequence ATGAAGCGCAAAATTGTCATCATCGGCTCAGGATTCGGAGGTCTCGCAGCAGCAATTCGGCTGCAAGCCAAAGGCATGCGAGTCACACTTCTGGAAAAGAATGCGAAAGTTGGGGGTCATGCTTATCAATTGGTTAAGGAAGGCTACACCTTCGACATGGGACCCTCTATTATCACCGCGCCTGACTTGATTCAACGTGTATTTGCGTGTAGTGGCACACGGATGGAAGATTACCTTGATTTGGTGAAACTTGACCCATTTTACCGTATCTATTTCCATGACGGTACATCTCTCGATTACACAGATGACAGCGAACAGATGAAACGGCAGATGGCACAGTTCAGCACAATGGATGCTGATAACTACGACCGTTTCATGGCGCATACCCGTCAACTTTACGATGCTGTGATTACAGATGGGTTAGGCGCGACCGCATTTGATTTGCCGACGATGCTCAATTTTCTGCCACGCGCTTTACGGCTTCGGGCACTGATGCCTGCCTACGACTTTGTTAAGAGGTATTTTGAAGATTCGCGTCACCGTTTTATCTTCTCGTTCCATCCGTTGTTCATCGGCGGTAATCCGTTCCGGGCACCTGCCGTTTACTTGATGATCCCGTACCTTGAAAAGACTGGAGGTGTCTGGTTCTGCGGGGGCGGTATGTATAGTCTGATTCGTGCCTTAGAAGATGTGTTCAAACAACTCGGTGGTATCGTCGAAACCGATGCAGAGGTTGAACAGATCGTTGTTGAAAATCGGTGCGCAAAGGGAGTTATTGCCAACGAACATTTTTACGAAGCAGATGGTGTTATTTCAAATGCCGATCTGGTACATACCTACGGAAAACTCATTAAGTCCAAACAACGTAGGAAATGGTCCGACAAGAAACTCAGAAAGACCCAATACTCAATGAGTGCCTTCCTGCTCTATCTCGGTGTCCGTAAAAAATATCCACAACTGAAGCACCATACACTCATTCTGTCCGAAAGATACAAAGGATTGGTAACCGACATTTTTGACAATAAGATTCTTCCGAACGATTTTTCAATGTATCTCCATATCCCGTCGCAAACCGATCCATCAATGGCACCGGAAGGCTGTGAGAGCATGTACGTCCTGATTCCTGTGCCGAATTTGGAGAGCGGTGTCAACTGGGAGAAGGCGAAGGCGGCATATACGGACAAAGTGCTGACGTTCTTGGAAAATGACTTTGGACTGACAGACCTAAAGCGTTCCATTGAAGTGCTTGAAACGTTTACGCCTTCAGATTTCAGACGGGAACGGAACAACCATCTCGGCAGCGCGTGGGGTGTTGAACCAAAGCTGACACAGACAGCATATTTTCGACCGCATAACCGAAGTGAAGATATACAAAAACTCTACTTTGTCGGTGCGAGTACGCATCCCGGAGCAGGTGTCCCGGGTGTCCTGCTGACAGCAGAAACGACGGTAAAACTTGTCGTCAAGGATTTGATTGAGGAGGATTCATCATGA
- a CDS encoding phytoene/squalene synthase family protein, with product MKKLWKAEENRVAFAYARSITAYYSKSFYFSAKMLPKEQRWATYALYGFCRHCDNLIDTPRQRTETEIVREIQLLTEELQVAYNTGESQHPIIRAFILVAKAYSIPIEYPLDLLKGVAMDIQKTRYKTFDELSLFCYRVAAVVGLMMTYVLGYKDERAFGYAKQLGIAMQLTNILRDIKEDKDMGRIYLPQKDLVRFGVSKQDILEEKMTPQLKELMKFQIERADRYYTEAMPGISLLETESQYAIYSAAKIYRGILRKIEDHNYDPFLSRVFVPSSQKIGILLHEGLRGKFLSAQEKLFPAHSGIINK from the coding sequence ATGAAGAAATTGTGGAAAGCAGAAGAGAATCGGGTTGCCTTTGCGTATGCTCGCAGCATAACCGCCTACTATTCAAAGAGTTTTTACTTCTCAGCAAAGATGCTGCCGAAAGAACAACGTTGGGCGACTTACGCACTCTACGGTTTCTGTCGACACTGCGACAATCTGATTGATACGCCGCGTCAACGGACTGAAACAGAAATCGTTAGAGAGATACAACTCTTGACAGAAGAATTACAGGTTGCTTACAATACAGGTGAGTCTCAACATCCAATTATTCGTGCCTTCATTCTTGTTGCCAAGGCGTATAGTATCCCTATTGAATATCCACTCGATTTGCTTAAAGGGGTTGCCATGGATATCCAGAAGACGCGGTATAAAACATTCGATGAACTCTCTCTTTTCTGTTATCGGGTCGCGGCTGTCGTTGGACTGATGATGACCTATGTCCTCGGCTATAAGGACGAACGTGCCTTTGGTTATGCCAAGCAACTCGGCATTGCCATGCAACTCACCAATATTCTGCGGGACATCAAGGAAGATAAGGACATGGGACGCATCTATCTACCACAGAAGGATTTGGTGAGATTCGGCGTATCGAAGCAAGACATCTTAGAAGAAAAAATGACACCTCAATTGAAAGAACTGATGAAATTTCAAATTGAACGCGCAGATCGCTATTACACTGAAGCTATGCCCGGTATCTCTTTACTCGAAACGGAATCACAGTATGCGATCTATTCGGCTGCTAAAATTTACCGCGGGATCTTAAGAAAGATTGAAGATCATAACTACGACCCATTCTTAAGTCGAGTCTTTGTGCCGTCGAGCCAGAAAATCGGGATTCTGTTACACGAGGGGCTGCGAGGGAAATTTCTATCGGCACAGGAGAAGTTATTTCCAGCCCATTCAGGAATAATCAACAAATGA
- a CDS encoding lysophospholipid acyltransferase family protein, whose translation MIRAQHRLWADIIFQPYLTWLLNRNFHEIQVLGTTPKIPDDLPVLLLPNHSTWWDGFFVYLLNKKIFRRTTYLMMLEKQLSKYKFFAKIGAYSIEPENRHNIIKSLEYTVELLDREMPLVSIFPQGQLVPWHTRPLGYKRGVEWILRKYGKPIAVLPLAIRTEFLGEKRPSVFFLFGAVNLFDAGTFQGMDWLEQTETELLDDLAFRILHEEKGQNLLD comes from the coding sequence ATGATTCGGGCACAGCACCGTCTTTGGGCGGACATCATCTTTCAACCATATCTGACGTGGTTGTTAAATCGGAACTTCCACGAGATTCAGGTGTTAGGGACAACACCGAAAATACCTGACGATTTACCAGTGCTGCTCCTACCAAACCACAGCACATGGTGGGACGGGTTCTTCGTTTATCTGCTCAACAAAAAGATCTTTCGTCGGACTACCTATCTGATGATGTTAGAAAAGCAGCTATCGAAATACAAATTCTTCGCGAAAATAGGTGCATATTCAATTGAACCTGAGAATCGACATAATATTATTAAATCCCTTGAATACACCGTGGAATTACTGGATCGAGAGATGCCGCTCGTTTCCATTTTTCCGCAAGGGCAACTCGTCCCATGGCATACGCGACCTCTTGGATACAAACGCGGTGTTGAATGGATTTTACGGAAATACGGAAAACCTATCGCTGTGCTTCCGTTGGCAATTCGCACAGAGTTTCTCGGAGAAAAGCGTCCAAGTGTATTCTTCCTGTTCGGTGCTGTCAATTTATTTGATGCAGGGACATTTCAAGGGATGGATTGGCTCGAACAGACTGAAACCGAACTATTAGATGATCTCGCTTTCCGGATTCTTCATGAAGAAAAGGGACAAAATCTGCTGGATTGA